The Neoarius graeffei isolate fNeoGra1 chromosome 10, fNeoGra1.pri, whole genome shotgun sequence sequence ATTGTCTCACAGATTCATCTGATGTCAAAGCATCATTTATTAGACTTTCAGCATAAAATTATGAGaaaaaaacttttttaaaaaaagctgtTAATAGGCGACTTTTTGTCTGATGGATTTTATAGAAAAATGTTTTTGAAGTGTAGTCAAGAAGATTATTGTTAGTAAAGTGCTAATATCAGAAATGTTTTTCCATTCAATTatcataattattataattattaaaaattaaataaaattaattttgttGATGCATAAAATGTGATAAATTTAATGACCaaggaaaataataaaaataatatatttgGTTTTTCGAGGCAACATTTAAATCAATAAAACAACTACAATTTTCACTGCTGTGTAAAGCAGTTTTATCAtgaaagggtttttttctttcattttgtcattttagtGCTGATATTAATGTAGGTGTAAAGAGCAGTGAGGATGATGTAAATAACTCAGATTGCTAACTAATAGGAAACATTTAATAATGAGCATGTCAGCTAAATCTAACACGTGCCAGATGCTGACTCACAGCATAGCATGTTAGCAATGAGGCTACGATCGTTTCATGGCCTCCAAAATAGCAACAGACATCACATGTTATTTGTAGTTAAATTTGAATATTTATAAATACACCAATATTTGTGATTTTTAGCGTATTTGAGAATCTCATGTGATTTGTCTAAAAACATAGATACAGCATGATTGATCATGTTTGTAATTGTTTGTGTTGTTTTGTTGTCTTTAGGACTCCGGGGGAGGAGACGGACTCTGGAGACTGTAGCTCTGATCATTATAAACTTTCTGTGTTTGCTCCTGATCGCGAACACCCTCATGCCAGAAAAGTGCGAAAAAATCACATCACCGAAGATGATTCGTGAGGCCCAGCCTCTGGAGACGACTCCTACGTGCAAACAAAACATGTCTGCTGCCAATATTGAGGGATTTTATAGCTTGCCTACTTACATCCAAGACTTCCTGTACTACCGCCACTGTCGGAATTTTCCAATGCTGCTCACTGTTCCTAACAAGTGCAACCTTCCAAAGGGGTCAAAAGAACCTTTTCTTCTGCTGGCCATCAAAAGTTCACCGAAGAACTACGAACGACGGGCGGTTTTGCGCAAAACGTGGGCATCAGAAAGACTACAGAACGGGGTGTGGATCCGCACCGTGTTCCTGGCCGGCACCAACGGGGTTGGCTTTGAGAAGCGGAGGTTAAATAAACTCCTGGAGCTGGAGAACAAGAGGCACCAGGACATCCTGCAGTGGGACTTCATGGATACCTTCTACAACCTCACGCTCAAGCAGGTCCTGTTTATGGACTGGATGCAGAAGTGGTGTCCCACTGCAGATTTCTTCTTGAATGGAGATGATGACATTTTCGCCAACACAGACAACATGGTGGATTTCCTCAAAGGGCAAGACGATAATGACGGAAGCAAACACCTGTACATTGGCCAGCTACTCTTGGACAGCATACCTATCCGGGACAACACCAGTAAATATTTCATCCCAGAACAGATCGAGAAAGGCGACCTATATGCTCCATACTGCAGCGGAGGTGGCTACTTGTACTCCCGTTTCACTGCCAGGGCCATTCTCCAAATGTCCCAGTCCATCACCCTGATGCCCATCGATGACGTTTACATGGGCATGTGTCTGAAACAAGCCGGACTCCAACCCAGAGACCACCAGGGAGTCTGGGCTGATGGCCTCATCATTCCTTCCAACAAACTGGACATTTACGATCCCTGCCATTACCGTGAGATTATCCTCGGCCACAAATTCAGCCCTCATCAGATTTTTCTGCTATGGAATGAAATCCAtcagaaagatctggactgcgcaAAGAAAGAGACAAGTTTATAGTGACAAACTGAGCACCAGAAGCTGAATTTTCAGCCAGTTTATTTATTGTACAGACTTTAATCTGAGCAACTCCGGTTGGTCAGGTCCTGTCATACCTGAATGAATATGAAGAGCTGGAATCTTTATACAATATTAAGCTTGAAGAATGTCAcacattctgtttttcttttgttttctctctgtATGTTGTTGGGTAACTGCATCcccatgtgtgtgtataattttgtATTGTTGTATTGTCTTATCTGAAGAATTAAAGGTTATGTAGAATATTTATGTTCCTACAGGTGTTGGAAAATGTGCATTCTTAACCTGAGttataataataaatacacaTTGATTTATTACTGGAAAGAAACCTTTGCCTTATTTAACAAACAACACACTCAACATTTAGAGTATTTTCAATTAATGACAGTATAGTCACAGACGAAAAAGCACAGCATCAAATTCTgggtgataaacaactgtgtggaTCATCATGATGAAATCAGACTCCATATTTTTTTTACTGATTCACTGCCACAGTGGTGTCGGTAAAAAAAACACAGGACTCAAATAGCACACTCAGGTCAACTCACTATCAACAATtactatccatacaggacactttttcgatggaataaaaacgtgttctattcccttctagcgggtttcattcatttggtttgatagcatgcaatattgttagtatatcgcttatcctacgtgtattatgtcactctacccaatggagaatgagtgttgaatatggtttacgatattgcatggttgtcaagacaacacatcacatgttggagacgtaaaacttccccgctagtgagcgactgtgacaatttgtaaacaaacatggccgccaggtttgtttcGTTAAATACAAAAgatattgagagaattttgaaagagaaagacacgttgaacacctgaaaggaatgtgtatgtataataataataaaaataataataatattgtctgacctggcgacttgtccagggtgtaccccgcctttcgcccgtagtcagctgggataggctccagctcgcctgcgaccctgtagaacaggataaagcggctacagataatgagatgagatgagataatattgtctggcttttttcatggtctatcagatatattccattcagctactcgtctttgactcattcagtatcatgctcactgAATAGAATATATTAGTCAATAATTAgtcaagggcagcacggtggtgtagtagttagcgctgtcgcctcacagcaagaaggtccgggttcgagccccgtggccggcgagggcctttctgtgcggagtttgcatgttctccccgtgtccgcgtgggtttcctccgggtgctccggtttcccccacagtccaaagacatgcaggttaggttaactggtgactctaaattgagcgtaggtgtgaatgtgagtgtgaatggttgtctgtgtctatgtgtcagccctgtgatgacctggtgacttgtccagggtgaaccccgcctttcgcccgtagtcagctgggataggatccagctcgcctgcgaccctgtagaaggataaagcggctacatgagatgagatgagataattagtcAATAAATCAACTTTATaaattaaatttacagacaaacaCATTTTATAAGATTTGGAATGCTGAAGTGGCATAAATCAGATCAAAATGTAACTGTCACACAATTCAAACAGATGCATACAGAAATACtgtaatgtttgtttgtttgtttgtttgtttgtttgtttatgacaCCACACTGCTGCTGAGTTCTGCACTTTGATTGatcagaagatgttgattaattctctataacagcagctgtgacagcagtgcaggtttatattaatattaatgcacttgttttaataagttatcatttctatagtaacggttCATTCACAGGGAGCCACACGGCGGACACTCCACATCAACGCATTATTAAAAATGATtattatggtgaagttttctgaaaGTAAGGAGATGTTTCTGtaccatttctggaaggagtctccagtgtgagtgctgtgtaacagtcagagatgaAACTGGAACTGTAAGTTTTCTGAtgtgttcaggacagaggagtttacactttttcGTGGTTTCTAAGTAACACAACAAGCTGAGAGAGAAAAAATAAAGGCCAGTGaaagaatgactgtttatagctgctataatgtaaacgAGAACAGGAACTTACGTTTTTAATTAAATGTtgctgtaaatggataaaaagcatgaTGTGTTGTTTAATAAATAGCACTTTGTAATTGTtggaaaattgctgtggtgtaagaggaataaaacacttgggcgcatgctgttataggaaaataatcagctttgggGTGCTAACAGTTTTAATAATCACTGGTTCTGAGAACTGGTTTAaatacttgttgttgttgttgttgttgttgttgttttatagaTGAATGTTTCTGGTAGCTCAataagcatttttaaaaaatgctaactTGGTTGTGTGTCACATGATTAGTAATTCTCAGAGAATCAGTGCTGCATTACTGGTCTGATCAAATAAAAACAGTCATCGGTGAACACATTTAGTGCTGTATGGGGCTTatttacttatatatatatatatatatatatatatatatatatatatatatatatatatatatatatatatatatataatttattttattatttttttattgtgagcATAACTCATTCAGGATAATAACACTAAATTACAGCCGTGTAATCAGATGATAATGGAGTAGGTTCTGGTTTTTAGTGTTCGCTCATAATGTTAATGTTTTAGTGAtgcaataaaaatgctgtttgtcAGGAAATTAAACAGCAATTTTGCATGTTTAGTTCATTAACCTGAATAATCTAAGCACTAATTCCATTAAGTATTCTTGttctcactgtaaaaaaaaatctgcttctgCTAATTACTCCTCAGTAATGATCAGTGTTGCTTTATACATCTTCTGCACTACGAAATAAAAtggtaaatgaaatagtgtatttTTTATTGACACAAACACAGTGCTGTTGGATATACAGTGTACAGTTCATCTGAAAATTAAACATTTTCATATCAGTGGCAGAAGAatacaaaagtgatttttttgtttttagtttCATTGCTTAACCTGGCGATCTTACCTCCTGTTCTGTTTGGCTTATCTTagatcttacaaccccgattccaaaaaagttgggacaaagtacaaattgtaaataaaaacagaatgcaataatttacaaatctcaaaaactgatattgtattcataatagaacatagacaacatatcaaatgtcaaaagtgagacattttgaaatttcatgccaaatattggctcatttgaaatttcatgacagcaacacgtctcaaaaaagttgggacggggcaataagaggctggaaaagttaaaggtacaaaaaaggaacagctggaggaccaaattacaactcattaggccaattggcaataggtcattaacatgactgggtataaaaagagcatcttggagtggcagcggctctcagaagtaaagatgggaagaggatcaccaatccccctaattctgcgccgacaaatagtggagcaatatcagaaaggagttcgacagtgtaaaattgcaaagagtttgaacatatcatcatctacagtgcataatatcatcaaaagattcagagaatctggaagaatctctgtgcgtaagggtcaaggccggaaaa is a genomic window containing:
- the LOC132892668 gene encoding N-acetyllactosaminide beta-1,3-N-acetylglucosaminyltransferase 3-like, producing MPEKCEKITSPKMIREAQPLETTPTCKQNMSAANIEGFYSLPTYIQDFLYYRHCRNFPMLLTVPNKCNLPKGSKEPFLLLAIKSSPKNYERRAVLRKTWASERLQNGVWIRTVFLAGTNGVGFEKRRLNKLLELENKRHQDILQWDFMDTFYNLTLKQVLFMDWMQKWCPTADFFLNGDDDIFANTDNMVDFLKGQDDNDGSKHLYIGQLLLDSIPIRDNTSKYFIPEQIEKGDLYAPYCSGGGYLYSRFTARAILQMSQSITLMPIDDVYMGMCLKQAGLQPRDHQGVWADGLIIPSNKLDIYDPCHYREIILGHKFSPHQIFLLWNEIHQKDLDCAKKETSL